CGACTGGTTTTGTCGCGATGACTGTACCCATTTTTTATCGAATGGTGATTCTACAAGTCGACAGTCGAATTTTCCAAGATTTAGATGAAGAGGTAGTAGTGTTTGAACAGTTTTTGGCGATGGAGACACAAGCTGAAAGTTTAATCGAGCTAAAACTCTTACTTAATAAATATTTACGTTATAAAATTCCAGCGGATAAAACTTTCTTAATAGCTATTGTTGACAACAAATTTTACCGTTCTAGTCCTCTAAGTGTTCCTGCTTTCTTAGGACGTGAATCGGAGTTTATTAGGGAAATAAAAAATATTGCAGAATTTACCTCGGGAAGTCGTGTATTAGCAGACACTTTAATTCATTACGAGGCACAACCTTTAATATATCAAGATAAAAGCTTGGGAGTTTTCGTGATAGTTACTATTCCTGATGAGGAAAGACAAGAAGTACTAGACGCTGTTAACCTAGTCATCAAAATCTTGTTAATTGCTTGGCTAATCGCTTTACTTGTTATCTACAAAATTGTCGGAATAATCTTAGCACCCATTGAAACTTTAATTAATACAACTCAGGAAATCACTGAAAAGCAACTTAACCGTAGAATGGTAGTGACAGGAAAAGGAGAACTGGCGAAGCTAGCTCGTACTTTTAACTTAATGATGCATCGTCTGGAGATAGCTTTTAAGAATCAAAATCAACTACTCAATGATGTTAGCCACGAATTAAGAACGCCGATTACTATCGTTCAGGGTCATTTAGAGTTATTAGACTATAGCTCG
The sequence above is drawn from the Gloeocapsa sp. PCC 73106 genome and encodes:
- a CDS encoding cell wall metabolism sensor histidine kinase WalK → MFSKLKFQELFPETRSRILICYLLLTTGFVAMTVPIFYRMVILQVDSRIFQDLDEEVVVFEQFLAMETQAESLIELKLLLNKYLRYKIPADKTFLIAIVDNKFYRSSPLSVPAFLGRESEFIREIKNIAEFTSGSRVLADTLIHYEAQPLIYQDKSLGVFVIVTIPDEERQEVLDAVNLVIKILLIAWLIALLVIYKIVGIILAPIETLINTTQEITEKQLNRRMVVTGKGELAKLARTFNLMMHRLEIAFKNQNQLLNDVSHELRTPITIVQGHLELLDYSSSEAEKQETINLVLNELDRMGVLVEELLLLAKVEQENFLKLETVNLRQYMKEIYQKVRVLGDRNWQLVNYNTSTLTIDRQRITQSVINLSQNAVQHTQPGDTITIIAKIRNEKLYLGVKDTGIGIPQSEQHQIFERFFQASNSRSQNKRGAGLGLSIVKAIVEKHQGSVQLYSKLGQGSTFYLILPIIPCGDYYESNFNS